Genomic window (Thiosulfatimonas sediminis):
GCTCAACATCGGCAATGGCTTGCGCTAAAGTTTGCTGTGGTAAAGCGAACATTAAATCCAAATTAAAATTATCGAAACCTGCGTCTTGCGCGGCTTGAATCGCTAACTTCGCTTCCGCAGCAGAGTGAATCCGCCCAAGCGCCTTGAGTTTTTCATCGTCAAAACTTTGAATCCCCATCGACAAACGGTTGATTCCCACCTTGCGGAACATGGCGAACTTTTCAAAATCGACGGTTCCCGGATTGGCTTCCAGTGTTATTTCAATTTGCGGATTAAACCCTAAAAGCGCTCGCGCCTGCGACAAAAAATGAGTAATTCCCTGTTCCGAAAACAAGCTTGGCGTGCCACCACCAAAAAAAATACTTTTAATTGGCCGACCCCAAATTTGCGGCAAGGTCTGTTCCAACTGCTTGAGCATGGCATCAACATAAGCGGCTTCGTCTACCGTATGTTTAAGGGTGTGCGAATTAAAATCGCAATACGGGCATTTTTGAATGCACCACGGATAATGCACATACAGACTTAACGGTAGCGGTTGAGAAAATTGCACACCAAGCTCCTAAGCAGCGTCTTCTTGCAGACGCTTGAATTGTTTACGGGTAATCACAAAAAGCCATAAAATCACAGCACTGAATAACATTAACGCTTGGGCGCTGGCCATCAAAAACAAACTATCCTGAACCAAAGGCACCAACATTGCGGCGACCAATCCGGCCATACCCATCTGCACCAAACTCTGCAAAGAAGCGGCCATACCACGCCGAGTCGGCAAACAATCCAACCCAAGAATACTTAAACCCGGATTCGCCAAAGCAAAACCAAAAGCATACAGCAACAGCGGCGCAATCACCCAAAATGGTTGCTGCCAATGCCACGCTTGCAAAGTCACATTGCTGATCACCGCCAAAAAACTGGCAAATAACGCAAATTGAATCAATTTAGCGGCAGTAAAGCGATGCGCCACACGGTGCGACAACCAAGAGCCAAGCAAAATGCCGCTGACCATCGGCAAAAATAACACCCAGAAATCCTGTTCCTGCAACTGTAAATGATCAAAAATCACACTTGCCGAGGCCGCCACATACACAAAAAAACCACCAATCAGCAAGCCTTGTAACAACACCAAAGGCAAGAAAACGGGATGCGCCAAACTCTGCCAATAAGCGGTTAACAAAGAACGTGGATGAATCGACTGGACCGCTTCCGGCGCCAAGGTTTCCGTCACTTTCCAGCCAAACAAGCCCCACACCAACAAGGCGTAAATTGCCAAAAAGTAAAACACGGCACGCCAACCGAGATGCACTTCCAACCAACCACCAATAATCGGGGCGATTGCTGGCGCAAGCGTGAACAACATCATCACCAGCGAAATCGCTTTCTGCGCCTCATGGCCGCGAAAATAATCACGAATCATCGCCCGACTTGCCACAACACTACCAGCCGCCATCACCCCCTGCAAAGCACGACCGATTAACAACCAGTGATAATCTTGCGCCAAGGCGCACAATAAGGATGCCAACAGATAACCGCTTAGGCTAAGTAACACCACTTTACGCCGCCCAAAACGGTCCGATAAAGGCCCCCAAAACAGAGTTGCGAAAGCAAAAAAACCTAAGTAAATCGACAGGCTTTGGGTCAACCAAGCACGGCTAACCCCTAAATCGGCTTCAATCGCCGGAAAAGAGGGCAGATAGGTGTCAATCGTGAAAGGCGCCAGCATACTGATAATCGCCACCATGGAAATTAACCAGATTGGTGACATCAATTTTGTTTGACTGGCACTTGGCAACTTATGCACCGCGATGCAGCTGCATTAAAAGGGCATTTAATGCTTGCGCACGGTGGCTAACTTGATTTTTTTCCGCTTTGCTTAATTCCGCCGCACTTTTGGCAAACTCATCCAACCAAAAAATCGGATCATAACCAAAACCGCCATCACCGCGTTTAGTGCGCAAAATTTCGCCATACCAGCGCCCTAAACCGATAATTGGCGTCGGGTCTTGCGCGTGCGCCACATAGGCCATCGCACAGTAGTAACTGGCCTGACGCTCACCCTCTGGCACAGAATCCATCTCGCGTAACAGTTTTTGTAAATTGCTTTCATCGGTGACCTGTGTCACTTCACCGGCAGAAAAACGTGCCGAATAAATGCCTGGTTTGCCCTGCAAAGCAGTGACCTCAATTCCCGAATCATCCGCAATCGCCGGCAAGCCACTTTTGGCGGCGGCAAAACGCGCTTTAAGAATCGCATTTTCAATAAAACTCAAGCCGGTCTCATCGGCTTCCTCTGTAAAAAAAGCGCTTTGCGGAACGACATCAAAGCCATAAGGAGCGAGAATCTCCCCCATTTCTTTAAGTTTACCGGCATTGCCACTGGCTAAAACCACTCGCTGCATCTTAAGCCTCCAAAGCGGTGCGCTGGATGTGTACCAATTCAGCAATCCCTTTTTGCCCTAATGCCAACATCGCTTGCAACTCAGCCATCGAATAAGGTGCCGCTTCTGCCGTGCCTTGCACTTCAATAAACGTGCCTTGCGCGGTCATCACCAAGTTCATATCCGTTTCTGCACTCGAATCTTCAGCATAATCCAAGTCCAACACTGGCGTGCCTTGATAAACCCCCACCGAAATCGACGCAATCTGCTGCGCAATCGGCGACTCAAGCAAGCTGCCGTTGGCGACTAATTTATCCAGCGCCATCCCTAAAGCCACATAAGCCCCGGTAATGGAAGCTGTTCGTGTACCACCATCGGCTTGGATCACATCGCAATCAATGTAAATCGTACGCTCGCCGAGTTTGCTTAAATCCACAGCCGCACGCAGCGAACGGCCAATCAAACGTTGAATCTCTTGAGTACGCCCACCTTGCTTACCGGCCGTCGCTTCACGGCGCATCCGCGTGCCGGTAGAACGCGGCAACATTCCATATTCTGCAGTGACCCAACCTTGCCCTTTGCCACGCAACCAAGGCGGTACAGAATTTTCCACCGAGGCGTTACAAATCACCTGTGTATCGCCAAACGTAATCAATACCGAACCCTCTGCGTGCTTGGTAAAATCCTTCGTGATGGTGACCGCGCGTAATTCGTCGGCGGCACGTCCGCTTGGGCGGCTCCACGGATTATCATTCATGCTCTGTCCTTTAAGCGTTTAATCAGTTTAGAATGGCGGCATTATAAACGATTCAGCTTAGGCAAACTTAGCCCCAAAATGGAAACACAATGAAATCCTGTCAATCTGTATACAGCATGACCGCTTTCGCGCGCACTCAGCATCACTTTATCCACGAGCAGAGCAACACTCAATTTGCTTGGGAACTGCGTTCGGTCAACCAGCGTTATCTAGAAATTAACTTTCGTATGAATGACAATTTACGCCACCTAGAGATGCCGATTCGTCAGCAGCTAAAAGCGCATTTTGCACGTGGCAAAATTGATGTCAGCCTAAGCATTAAACAGAGCACATCCGCCAGCATGCAAATCAACATGGCGACCTTACACAGCCTTAACCAAGCCATTTGTGAAGTGCAGATGCAACTACCAGAAGCCACCGCGTTAAACCCACTGGAAATATTGCAGTGGCCGGGTGTACTGCAAGAACAAAACAACCCACTAAGCACCGACGATCAGGCGCTAGACAAAGCGCTATTATCAGGGCTAGAACAAGCGATTGAGGATTTAAAAGCCCACCGCGCACGCGAAGGCAGTGCCTTAAAAACCGTTATCGAACAGCGTTGTGATTCACTCGAATCCATTCTCGAAAGTTTGCAACCGATATTAAGCGACATTCAAGCCGCACAAGTCAGCAAAACTCGCCAACGCCTAGCAACACTGCAAACCAATGTGGATGAACAACGTCTGCATCAAGAAATCGCCCTACTGGCGCAAAAAATCGACATCGCCGAAGAACTTGATCGACTGGCATTGCAAATCAAAGAGGTTCGCCATGTATTAAACAGCGGCGAACCGATGGGCCGACGACTGGATTTTTTGATGCAAGAACTCAACCGCGAAGCCAACACCCTCGGCTCAAAATCGGTGGATAGCCGCACCTCACAAGCCAGCGTCGATTTAAAAGTGCTGATCGAACAAATGCGCGAACAGGTGCAGAATATAGAATAGTTTTTTTACCCATCCAAGAATGTCTTAAAAGCCCTGTTATTTGTTTGTAAATACAGGGCTTTTTTAATTTTCCCCGTCCAAATCGGTTTGCAGATGTCCGTTACCAGTTGCTGTTTAAGTGGTGGGCAATGGTGAGCAAATTTTGACGATTTCTTAGGAAGATAGAGTAACAAACGATGGCAAAACTAACCGCAACTCAGGTGCCGTCTTATGGTCGCACCGCAACAGCAAACAAAAAATACAGTGATGGTAATGGCCTATATTTTTGCGTAAGAAAATCTGGCATGCCGTATTAGATGCTAAGGTATACCAGCCTAAACGGAGGACGGGAAGCCGCGCTCGGCCAATACCCAAGCATGACCTTAGCAGAGGCTCGACTTGAATCGTCTAAAATGCAGCGACAACTTCAGCAAGGTGAATAAGAGGAATTTGAGCCGCCCCAAGAAATGGGGCAACAGGGGCTTTTATTGACAACACAAGTCATCAAACATACCTTTCAAACACAGCTTTCAAACCAATATGACCGACGCCTCTGCATTTTTGTACGCGTCGGTTCTCATTTAGCGTAGCGGTATGCTTCGTAAATGAGTTTCGATTGCTTCAATCATTGACTTGGTAAGGGGTAGATGCGCTTTTTCTTTCGCCCATACCTCATGAAAACCTGCCACGGTTTGCTTAGCAGTATCTAACACCAATTTTTCTGGCAGCATGGCTTTAGCAGCTAGGTGTGATAACTCGTCCAGCGTGAAATCACTGAATTTCTTGCTACGGCTAACCTTTAACGACGCACTATCATCCGGGATATAAGGAATGGTCGAGACAAAGTCATAGGCAGGTGCTATCGATGCAGTGCGCTTGTCTTTGTAGATCACAGACCAATTTTTCAAATGCATATCGGCATTGCCAATTAGGGTATTGAACACCAATCTGCGTGTAAATTCTGCGATGTCCTTGTCTTGACCTTCGATGCCGATAACCTGAGCAATATTGCGCATACTGGCTTTTTTGTATTTATCTTGAGGATAAACGCCAAACACTTGCGCAAAATCTTCAATGTGTACGGCTTGATCACCTGCACGATCAAAACGCTTAATCACAAACGCACTGTCACCAAATTTACCAATACCATCTGGGATATTAGCAATCTGGTTAATGGGAAGTAGCTGAGTCTCCGGCACATCCATTCCCAACATTCGAGCCAGTTCCATCATCGAATATTCATTTTCTGGCACAGCGTCAAATCGAGACGATGGCAATTTCACAATCCAAGAGCCACCCTTACCGGTTGCTGGAATCGTCAAGCCACCGTTTGCCTGTTGAACGGCTGAAAACTTCAACTGCACACCCGCTAATGAAAAACGCATTGGAGCATCTATTTTCGTCTCATCGTCAATATCTTGATGCACATTAGGTGGTAAGGCTTCACCATCTGCTGGTTCAACCGTGATCGCACCTGATAAATCCTGTCCTAGTACCCACAATAGAAAAAATTCCCTCGCTGGGTTCACACCGGCACGCTCTGCCAGGTAATAACGCATGGTTTCTTCTGGCAAAAGGTTAGAAAAAAACGGAGTTAACTTGGTTTGGGTCGGTTTAAAGTTAGTCAGCAAGCCACCCAGTGCATCTTTAAAACCAAGCCCCAACGCTGGCCGTAAGTCGTCATTAATGTACGAATCCATAAAGGCAAAAAGTGTTCTGTCATTGCCCACGTTGGTAATCGTTGCGATGGGCTCACCGTAGAGCAACACCTTGAGCGTAGAAACATGATTAGTCATCGTCGTCTTCCTCTAACTGATATGCAGGCGACATTGACTCACCTTCGTCGATGCTCCCTTGGCTGCTTCGAATGATCGACTTAATGGCAGGTACCGATTTTTTTGGTGCGACAAATAGCTCTAGGTCGAGTACACGGGCAAGTGCAATCAAACTGGACATTCTTAAATCAACGCCGCCAGACTCGATTTTCGATATATGGCTTTGAGGCACACCCGAACGCGCGCTCAGCTCTCTCTGGCTAAAGCCCTTTCGTAGCCGAGCTTCTCGAAGACTTTCTAGTATCTGCTCTGTTACATAGCTCATTTCGATATACCTCAATGCATCACATAAGAATAATTATATACAAAAACATATCAATCTAATCCCACAAACACAAGAATGATTAGCTATTATATATCAAAAAATATATTTTGATATATAATTATAGATAAATCGTGACGTGCACTTACTTACTGTGAGCAGTTGGGACAATGGGGCAACACTTCATACCGCAATCTTTAGAGGGTGAATAAGAGGAAATTAAACTACCCCAAGAAATGGGGTAACAACTCCTAACTGCATCAAAAATACCAAACTTGTAAAGTCCCAGATTGGGACTACCATCTGTTTATGAGAATTATTGCACTATCAACCTTAAAAACATTTTGGGAAGACAACCCAGAATATATTGACGCGAAAGAGCCAACGTTAGCGTGGTATAGGCATGCATTAAACGCGGATTGGGGATCACCAGCCGATGTGAAACAGAACTTTAGAAATGCAAGCATCCTCAAAGAGGAGCGTGTCGTGTTTAACATTGCCGGTACTAAATACCGATTAGTCGTTTGGATCAATTATGCCTACAAGGTGGTTTACATACGGTTTATCGGCAGCCATGCACAATACGATCAAATTGATGTGCAAACAATTTAAAGCCAAAAGGTAGTAACAAGAGATAAATATAATGGACATCAGACCTATTAAAACAGATGCCGACTACCGCGCGGCATTAAACGACATCGAAAACCTAATGATGGCGGAGCCAGATACAGTTGAAGGCGAAAAGCTGGACATTTTGGTTACGTTAGTCGAGGCCTACGAAGCAAAGCATTTTACAATGGATTTGCCAGACCCTGTGGAGGCAATAAAGTTTGAGATGGAGCGCAAAGGCTTAACGGTTAAAGACCTTGAACCCATGATAGGTAAAAGCAATCGTGTTTATGAAATCCTAAACTACAAGCGATCACTCACGCTAAAAATGATTTGGAAACTTCATGAAGGGCTTAGTATTCCAGCTGAGTCGCTGATCAAGCCACCGCAAGTTCGCGCTTCATAGCGCTGCGCATCAAGATTAGTTGGTTATGTTGTTATGAATGACGCTGGCTACCCAAACATTTCTGCTATTGACAACAGGCTAGCTGAACTTGAAAACGAAAAGCAGCAGCTTCTCGCATTAAGAGAGGCATTGCGTAGCGCTCAAAACGAGCGTTCAGTACAGACATTCACCCCAGAACAAAAAGTCGCCCTATTCAGACAACGATTTCGGGGTCGAGAGGATATCTTCGCCAATCGATGGCAAAACCAACAGGGCCGAAGTGGCTATTCCGTAGCCTGTGATAATGAATGGGTAAACGGGGTATGCAACAAACCCCGCATTAAATGCCAAGACTGTTCTCACCGAAAGTTTAGCGAATTAAACGAGCACATTATTTACAGGCACCTTGCCGGTCATCAAGTGGTTGGTCTGTATCCCTTACTGAAAGATAATACGTGCTATTTGTTGGCCGTCGATTTTGACAAAGGCTGTTGGCAAGAAGAAGCCAAAGCCGCACCAATAAAATTAGAGTCTTTGCCGAAAAACGTGACCATTACCTTGGCCAACCATATCTACTTTTTGATGAGCGAGTTACCTGGGCCACTACTGGCTGGACTAAAGCGATTAGCGAGTTTTTCTAATCCTGTGTTTTTTAAAACACAAGCGTTGCGCTTTTCAACCCATGGCATTCCAAGGTTTATTTCCTGTGCTCGTATTGAAAACGGTTATCTAGCACTACCGCGAGGCTGTCTTGATGACGCGATTGCTTTGCTACAAGAGCAAAACATTTCGCCACTATTTGACGATAAGCGTGAAACCGGCAAACCATTATTAAAACTTAGCCCCGAGTTCACTTTGCGAAAGAACCAGCGTGATGCAGTGGCCGCAATAACTAAACACGACTTCGGTATTTTGCATGCGCCAACCGCATTTGGAAAAACGGTTACAGCCATTGGCATGATCGTAAAACGCAAAGTAAACACCCTCATATTGGTTCATAGCCGACAACTGCTTGAACAGTGGCAAGAGCGCTTACGCACGTTCCTACCGGAAGCAAGCATTGGCAGTATAGGCGGTGGCAAAAGAAAGCCGAGTGGCATTATCGACATTGCCACCTACCAAAGCTTGGTCAATAAAAAAGACAACTCTATCTCCCCTCTCATCCAAGACTACGGCCACATTATTGTTGATGAATGCCACCATCTATCTGCGCCAAGGTTTGAAATGGTACTCAACGAGGTAAGAGCAAAATATGTATTGGGTCTAACAGCAACACCAGAGCGACAAGATGGCCATCAAAAGATCATTTTTATGACAGCAGGGCCAATTCGCTACAAAGTGAAACAAAGCCCTGATGAGCAATTTACTCAAACCGTGATTATTCATCAGCTCTACGATGTACCGTCAGCGGAGCTAATAACAACAGATGAGCGTCCAAAAATAAGCGATGCCTACCGCTGGCTCGTCGATAACGAACAGCGCACGTCAAAAATCGTCTCAGACGCCTCTCAGTGTGTTCAAAATGGCGGACACCCGTTAGTCCTTACAGAGCGTAGAGAGCACGCAGAGTACATACACTCACGACTTACCGAGATGGGTATAAGCACTGTCGTACTAAAAGGCGCCATGAAAGCTGCAGAACGCAAGAACGCTGACAATCATCTGCAATCGGCTCAAGTCATCGTAGCAACAGGAAAATATGTGGGCGAAGGATTTGACCTGCCAAGACTGGATACGTTGTTTTTGGCCATGCCCATCGCATGGAAAGGTACATTGGCTCAATATGCCGGTCGTATTCATCGTGAATCGGAAGGAAAAACACAAGTAACTATTAACGACTATGTGGACTGCGCCCTCCCTATGCTGCAACGCATGTTTAAAAAACGCGAGAAAAGCTACAAGGCAATGGGGTACGCCCTTGAGTACATTGATGACAACAGTAACAAGCAACCTTCACTGAAGTTGGAAAACGCCTCTTCAACAAATACCAAGTCAAAATAAACAGCAGCACTTGATTAAACACTTCCCCATACCTTTACCCCCATACGCCAAAACCACTATCCGTTTGGCTTTTGGATCGAGAAGCCAAACAGGGAAATTAGCCCATTTATTGTTTGGTGTCTCGATTGAAGTCCAAAGCCGGTAGGCCCTGCCAATACTGGCTAAAAGCAAGGCTTGGCACTTTTTGCACCCTAAACCAACCTCGAATCCAAAGTACAAACGTTAAACGTTAAACGCCGATTGTTTCATGGCTTGCTCGGCTCGGCTGATCCCTAGCTGCTTAGCAACGGTTTGCCATTGCTTAACCGCATTTAATACTTCGTCGTAAATTTGCGTGGCTTGGGTTTGCGAAAGTCGGAAGAAGTCTTTCACATCAAAGGCTAGCTGGTAGTCTAAGGCGTTGTCTGCATCGGTAATATTCAGATGCAGGCCATGCTTACCCACTATTGAATTTAAATCATAAGCGGGTGATAACTTCCAACCATTCTTTGTTAATAAAAACCCATGGTTACGGAGGTGATCATCGGTGTTGGACACCGCAATATTAAACACGATACGTCGCCATAACTGTGCTAAATCAGCTTCGGTGTGTGCACCACAATTGGAAATAAATTCAGCAATCTCTAAGTAGCTGGCACCTTGAGATTGTTCACCATCATAGTATTGCAGTTGTGTCATGGCCGATGAAAAATGCAGCCGCTTTTCACCATCGCGGTCAAACCGTTTTGTTAAAAACGTATGGTGCCCAGAGGAAAACCGTCTAATCTCACTTGGAAACATGTCAACACCTGCCGCCAACGCCAATTCATAACAGACCATCTCCCACGCCCCCACGTCATGGGTATCATTTAAATTGGGAAACTTGGCAATCCACAAGTGGCCTTGCTCATCTGTCACACAAGCCTTGGGCCTTGCACCGCCTAATGATGAGCCTGGAGAAATCAGCATTTTCAACCAGCGATAATACTCGTCACTGTCGATGTTATCGTCTTTTTCAATCTGCATGGCTGCGTGCTCTAGCTCTCGCAGAGAAGTCATTGGCGGCGCAGCAAATTCAGAATTGTCGTCCAAAAAAGGATTCGAGCCTGCTCGCTTAAATCGAATAGCACCCATCCGGTAAGAGTCGTGCACGCCCAACAGGTAATCCAATTCGTTTAATCGACTTGTTGCTCGAATGCCTTTGCGCGCTTCAATGGCCGCGCGCCGCTGCATTAAAATACGCCCCCATCTATCAGGCGATGAATCAAGAAAGGCGCGGAAGTTTTTATCGACTTCATCGTTGTAGAGTTCACCGGAGTGAAGCATCAGAATTGGATCAATTTGCAAGCGATAGGCTGAAGTTAAAAATGTTTTTTCGTAGGCAAAACTAAACACGCCACCTCGGCTTGAATCGCTGTAAGCAAGCTGCCCTATTAGCAAAGGCGCTTCAATTGGCTGCCAGTCGGCATAGACTTCAACGATTTCACGGCTCATCTTGAACCTTCCAGCAATTTTATATTTTGCAGCTTGATACCCACTTCATCATGGGCGGCCATTTCTGCAAAGTTACTTTCCATGCCAAGGACGGCCATAACTTTTAAGTAAGTGCCTATAGCAACGCCTGGATCGCCTGCGAAGACTTTGTTCACGGTTTTATGATCAAAGCCAGTACGTTCACACAGCAGCTTTTTTGTAAAACCACGTCGTTTCATCGCCAACAGCAAGTCTTCACCAAAATGAGTCAGGATTTTACGCTGCTTTGGAAACAGTACATTGTGCAAATCACGCTTAGCCATATCACCAACCCAAGGGACTATATTCCCATTATTTAATCATTACTGGGAATATAGTCCAACTTTGAAGTCCAAGCAACTCCAACAAATTAAATATGGGACTATATTCCCATTTTACTCAATATAATTGGATTTATATCCTACTTTTAGGTTTAGTTTGCGCGTTGCCCAAGGCGATGATGTGAATCCCTGAATACCAAAGGCATACCAAATTACAGCGTTCGATGGCTCACTGTCACCAGACGCGCTATTAATGAACATTGAGTTGTTAACCAACCAAGCGTTCAACCCAGAAACCGACTTGCTGATATTAGATGAAATTGGCGAATGTGAACGTGCCGTTACCTCGCTTAAGTATTTTGCCGAAAAAGCACCGTCCTATTTTATCGCAGCCAGCGGCTCAAACATTGGTTTGCTCAATACCTTCCCTGTGGGCAAGGTAGAACAATACAATTTACGACCACTGACCTTCCAAGAATTTATTTAGTCGATCCTGAATAACCCCGTAAGCCCATACGGGTTATTCAGGATCGAATAAGTACTAACAGCAGCATAAAAACGGCACTGTTTTTCCATTGCACCACTAAGATTTGGTAAAAGCCATAGGCAGTTT
Coding sequences:
- a CDS encoding DEAD/DEAH box helicase — encoded protein: MNDAGYPNISAIDNRLAELENEKQQLLALREALRSAQNERSVQTFTPEQKVALFRQRFRGREDIFANRWQNQQGRSGYSVACDNEWVNGVCNKPRIKCQDCSHRKFSELNEHIIYRHLAGHQVVGLYPLLKDNTCYLLAVDFDKGCWQEEAKAAPIKLESLPKNVTITLANHIYFLMSELPGPLLAGLKRLASFSNPVFFKTQALRFSTHGIPRFISCARIENGYLALPRGCLDDAIALLQEQNISPLFDDKRETGKPLLKLSPEFTLRKNQRDAVAAITKHDFGILHAPTAFGKTVTAIGMIVKRKVNTLILVHSRQLLEQWQERLRTFLPEASIGSIGGGKRKPSGIIDIATYQSLVNKKDNSISPLIQDYGHIIVDECHHLSAPRFEMVLNEVRAKYVLGLTATPERQDGHQKIIFMTAGPIRYKVKQSPDEQFTQTVIIHQLYDVPSAELITTDERPKISDAYRWLVDNEQRTSKIVSDASQCVQNGGHPLVLTERREHAEYIHSRLTEMGISTVVLKGAMKAAERKNADNHLQSAQVIVATGKYVGEGFDLPRLDTLFLAMPIAWKGTLAQYAGRIHRESEGKTQVTINDYVDCALPMLQRMFKKREKSYKAMGYALEYIDDNSNKQPSLKLENASSTNTKSK
- a CDS encoding multidrug effflux MFS transporter, whose protein sequence is MSPIWLISMVAIISMLAPFTIDTYLPSFPAIEADLGVSRAWLTQSLSIYLGFFAFATLFWGPLSDRFGRRKVVLLSLSGYLLASLLCALAQDYHWLLIGRALQGVMAAGSVVASRAMIRDYFRGHEAQKAISLVMMLFTLAPAIAPIIGGWLEVHLGWRAVFYFLAIYALLVWGLFGWKVTETLAPEAVQSIHPRSLLTAYWQSLAHPVFLPLVLLQGLLIGGFFVYVAASASVIFDHLQLQEQDFWVLFLPMVSGILLGSWLSHRVAHRFTAAKLIQFALFASFLAVISNVTLQAWHWQQPFWVIAPLLLYAFGFALANPGLSILGLDCLPTRRGMAASLQSLVQMGMAGLVAAMLVPLVQDSLFLMASAQALMLFSAVILWLFVITRKQFKRLQEDAA
- a CDS encoding helix-turn-helix domain-containing protein translates to MDIRPIKTDADYRAALNDIENLMMAEPDTVEGEKLDILVTLVEAYEAKHFTMDLPDPVEAIKFEMERKGLTVKDLEPMIGKSNRVYEILNYKRSLTLKMIWKLHEGLSIPAESLIKPPQVRAS
- the rdgB gene encoding RdgB/HAM1 family non-canonical purine NTP pyrophosphatase, whose translation is MQRVVLASGNAGKLKEMGEILAPYGFDVVPQSAFFTEEADETGLSFIENAILKARFAAAKSGLPAIADDSGIEVTALQGKPGIYSARFSAGEVTQVTDESNLQKLLREMDSVPEGERQASYYCAMAYVAHAQDPTPIIGLGRWYGEILRTKRGDGGFGYDPIFWLDEFAKSAAELSKAEKNQVSHRAQALNALLMQLHRGA
- a CDS encoding type II toxin-antitoxin system HipA family toxin — protein: MTNHVSTLKVLLYGEPIATITNVGNDRTLFAFMDSYINDDLRPALGLGFKDALGGLLTNFKPTQTKLTPFFSNLLPEETMRYYLAERAGVNPAREFFLLWVLGQDLSGAITVEPADGEALPPNVHQDIDDETKIDAPMRFSLAGVQLKFSAVQQANGGLTIPATGKGGSWIVKLPSSRFDAVPENEYSMMELARMLGMDVPETQLLPINQIANIPDGIGKFGDSAFVIKRFDRAGDQAVHIEDFAQVFGVYPQDKYKKASMRNIAQVIGIEGQDKDIAEFTRRLVFNTLIGNADMHLKNWSVIYKDKRTASIAPAYDFVSTIPYIPDDSASLKVSRSKKFSDFTLDELSHLAAKAMLPEKLVLDTAKQTVAGFHEVWAKEKAHLPLTKSMIEAIETHLRSIPLR
- a CDS encoding Arm DNA-binding domain-containing protein; translated protein: MLRYTSLNGGREAALGQYPSMTLAEARLESSKMQRQLQQGE
- a CDS encoding helix-turn-helix domain-containing protein, producing MAKRDLHNVLFPKQRKILTHFGEDLLLAMKRRGFTKKLLCERTGFDHKTVNKVFAGDPGVAIGTYLKVMAVLGMESNFAEMAAHDEVGIKLQNIKLLEGSR
- a CDS encoding helix-turn-helix domain-containing protein, whose protein sequence is MSYVTEQILESLREARLRKGFSQRELSARSGVPQSHISKIESGGVDLRMSSLIALARVLDLELFVAPKKSVPAIKSIIRSSQGSIDEGESMSPAYQLEEDDDD
- a CDS encoding YicC/YloC family endoribonuclease: MKSCQSVYSMTAFARTQHHFIHEQSNTQFAWELRSVNQRYLEINFRMNDNLRHLEMPIRQQLKAHFARGKIDVSLSIKQSTSASMQINMATLHSLNQAICEVQMQLPEATALNPLEILQWPGVLQEQNNPLSTDDQALDKALLSGLEQAIEDLKAHRAREGSALKTVIEQRCDSLESILESLQPILSDIQAAQVSKTRQRLATLQTNVDEQRLHQEIALLAQKIDIAEELDRLALQIKEVRHVLNSGEPMGRRLDFLMQELNREANTLGSKSVDSRTSQASVDLKVLIEQMREQVQNIE
- the rph gene encoding ribonuclease PH, yielding MNDNPWSRPSGRAADELRAVTITKDFTKHAEGSVLITFGDTQVICNASVENSVPPWLRGKGQGWVTAEYGMLPRSTGTRMRREATAGKQGGRTQEIQRLIGRSLRAAVDLSKLGERTIYIDCDVIQADGGTRTASITGAYVALGMALDKLVANGSLLESPIAQQIASISVGVYQGTPVLDLDYAEDSSAETDMNLVMTAQGTFIEVQGTAEAAPYSMAELQAMLALGQKGIAELVHIQRTALEA
- a CDS encoding type II toxin-antitoxin system HigB family toxin is translated as MRIIALSTLKTFWEDNPEYIDAKEPTLAWYRHALNADWGSPADVKQNFRNASILKEERVVFNIAGTKYRLVVWINYAYKVVYIRFIGSHAQYDQIDVQTI
- a CDS encoding type II toxin-antitoxin system HipA family toxin, with protein sequence MSREIVEVYADWQPIEAPLLIGQLAYSDSSRGGVFSFAYEKTFLTSAYRLQIDPILMLHSGELYNDEVDKNFRAFLDSSPDRWGRILMQRRAAIEARKGIRATSRLNELDYLLGVHDSYRMGAIRFKRAGSNPFLDDNSEFAAPPMTSLRELEHAAMQIEKDDNIDSDEYYRWLKMLISPGSSLGGARPKACVTDEQGHLWIAKFPNLNDTHDVGAWEMVCYELALAAGVDMFPSEIRRFSSGHHTFLTKRFDRDGEKRLHFSSAMTQLQYYDGEQSQGASYLEIAEFISNCGAHTEADLAQLWRRIVFNIAVSNTDDHLRNHGFLLTKNGWKLSPAYDLNSIVGKHGLHLNITDADNALDYQLAFDVKDFFRLSQTQATQIYDEVLNAVKQWQTVAKQLGISRAEQAMKQSAFNV